The following proteins come from a genomic window of Chiroxiphia lanceolata isolate bChiLan1 chromosome 16, bChiLan1.pri, whole genome shotgun sequence:
- the USP42 gene encoding ubiquitin carboxyl-terminal hydrolase 42, whose translation MTIVNKPKSSKSKKSSSRRSDKSMKPRTKKMTSRTASLGRVPPTEDPNKVSVDKGPGGHIYCRSSQKSKPFAQRDLVVNDGIAPPQRILFPPEKICMDWQQTQSVGVGLQNLGNTCFLNSTLQCLTYTPPLANYMLSLEHTKSCHVEGFCMMCTMESHINQVLCCSNNAIKPTSVINGLKRIGKHFHFGSQEDAHEFLCFTVDALQKACLNGSTKLDRSSQATTLIYQIFGGYLRSRVKCLNCKAVSDTYEPFLDVTLDIKAVTSVTRALEQFVKPEQLDGENSYKCSKCKKMVPASKRYTIHRSSNVLTISLKRFANFTGGKINKDVKYPEYLDLRAYMSQSIGEPLIYALYAVLVHSGFNCNAGHYLCFIKAGNGLWYRMNDASVELSDIKTVLNQQAYVLFYIRRYDLTLGERAFYLPAPSYPRPFLGQRGANSKQPGFMGPRLPPHMIKSSSRLNGNGPLKEDPSAVGVAVKRPSSAPPTACVQNWAISRPSMTDPSKNQKITISIHNKLPARQTVPPLECPSSAGEDEELSKPVPSSTVTNSSAAEPTSNLSTVSVPTNVSKQEVPDEIFVEPAVNGNPKLGSENIVPYGAEPSGKPEESKGLFKRNCNVISSNGILIGKVVRTLHNSHSSCPSAEERSQHELPKIDSLNGAISLDNEYKENGLKLDDSTCQVQPVKASEMFFSKANGVLETMPKALSPDPQGILDSLTYSQLNSLSEEKSVSGPQKSSENDGLMETVVMEALFAYEESRKVPSNFSCEVEKLFTQPDAETIFTKEKVAESIITKADNAHLNINGQHKVRKKSLDTEDEFLGQRECEDIRDEDKPRRSKEPELISKENPLYIKGSPESKEKLGQTSSVKPDIECSSKKLPSLDITDKCQDTKDISNNYVEVPPVNDSSITKLDKVLESQFSRADEGLSSKICEEEKHMKKNKKKIHDTKRTDKEHYRRKRENSDTEERERQSRSKTDEHSHRRRSSRSVDTNKQSRHKQEYCSESKYRFSHNERNSPSNARSSGKYSRYRSRSRERTEQDRNRYYYSKGERAWNRERYYQDEPRRWEKCRYYNDYYSSHGTRDGRERKSSHCDKDYDKLSQAYSRSHKDYHCKSRWAHNPLSREEDLHHFSSHRANLHHCSVPQQHPDKYSRDRHALPPLPAHSHLEDSSRENEKLRNGKRRYSHQEESGSDIEKKCRKIDDQRIKKYKKVKKKKKSKDKHREKDYKLYDLDCSVLHFDNDNRKHKKKKKKKKHDRKLKDLLEYLDPHFQKKTWEKKEESRPPDDHLCEQYRSQGSKQPYKEEKPSGAGDSKKYSSMASHEYVRDVELTDESLQYSD comes from the exons ATGACCATAGTTAACAAGCCAAAATCCTCAAAGTCTAAAAAATCTTCATCGAGAAGGTCTGACAAATCTATGAAACCCCGTACTAAAAAAATGACGTCACGCACCGCGAGTTTGGGCCGGGTACCACCTACAGAAGATCCAAACAAAGTCTCTGTGGACAAAGGCCCTGGAGGGCATATTTATTGTAGATCATCTCAAAAATCGAAGCCTTTTGCCCAAAGAGATCTAG TTGTTAATGATGGGATTGCTCCGCCACAAAGAATTCTTTTTCCACCTGAGAAAATCTGTATGGATTGGCAACAAACCCAGAGTGTTGGGGTTGGGCTGCAGAACCTCGGCAACACGTGTTTCCTTAATTCCACTCTCCAGTGTCTGACCTACACGCCTCCTCTTGCCAATTACATGCTTTCCCTTGAGCACACCAAGTCAT GTCATGTAGAGGGATTCTGTATGATGTGCACGATGGAAAGTCACATCAACCAGGTCCTGTGTTGCTCTAATAATGCCATCAAACCTACATCTGTTATCAATGGCCTTAAAA GAAtaggaaaacatttccattttggCAGTCAAGAGGATGCACATGAATTCTTATGCTTCACTGTTGATGCTTTACAGAAAGCTTGCTTGAATGGAAGCACCAA ATTGGACAGATCTTCTCAAGCCACCACACTTATTTATCAAATATTTGGAGGATATCTAAGATCCCGAg TAAAGTGCTTGAACTGCAAAGCAGTGTCGGACACGTACGAGCCGTTCCTCGACGTTACCTTGGATATAAAG GCAGTTACATCTGTCACCAGAGCTCTAGAACAATTTGTGAAACCGGAACAACTGGATGGTGAAAACAGCTATAAATGTAGCAA GTGTAAAAAGATGGTTCCAGCATCCAAGAGGTACACGATACATCGCTCTTCCAATGTCCTCACAATATCACTGAAAAGATTTGCAAATTTTACAGGTGGAAAGATCAACAAG GATGTAAAATACCCTGAATATTTGGATCTTCGAGCATATATGTCCCAATCCATTGGAGAACCTCTCATCTATGCTTTATATGCAGTTCTTGTACATAGTGGCTTCAACTGTAACGCTGGGCACTATCTCTGCTTCATAAAG GCTGGTAATGGACTTTGGTATCGAATGAATGATGCCTCAGTAGAACTTTCTGATATCAAAACAGTTCTCAATCAGCAAGCTTACGTACTTTTTTATATCAG GCGCTACGACTTGACGCTCGGGGAACGCGCTTTTTACCTGCCGGCGCCGTCGTACCCCCGCCCGTTCCTGGGCCAGCGGGGAGCCAACAGCAAACAGCCTGGATTCATGGGACCACGGCTTCCTCCTCACATGATCAAG AGTTCAAGTCGTTTAAATGGAAATGGACCCTTAAAAGAGGATCCCAGTGCAGTTGGTGTGGCTGTAAAAAGGCCTTCATCAGCTCCACCAACAGCCTGTGTTCAGAACTGGGCCATTTCCAGGCCTTCAATGACTGACCCGTCAAAAAACCAGAAGATCACTATCAGTATTCACAACAAACTGCCTGCACGTCAGACTGTGCCCCCGCTGGAGTGTCcgagcagtgctggggaggatGAGGAGCTGAGCAAGCCTGTTCCTTCATCCACAGTTACAAACTCCTCCGCAGCAGAGCCTACCTCAAATCTATCCACAGTGTCAGTCCCTACTAATGTCTCCAAACAGGAAGTTCCTGATGAAATCTTTGTTGAGCCAGCAGTGAATGGAAACCCCAAACTGGGTTCTGAGAACATAGTCCCTTACGGTGCAGAACCTTCAGGAAAACCAGAGGAGTCAAAGGGCTTGTTTAAAAGGAATTGCAACGTGATATCTTCCAATGGAATTCTGATTGGGAAGGTGGTCCGTACATTGCATAATTCCCATTCGTCCTGTCCGAGTGCTGAAGAAAGATCCCAGCACGAGCTGCCAAAAATTGATTCCCTAAATGGTGCTATTAGTTTAGATAatgaatataaagaaaatggaCTGAAACTTGACGATTCCACTTGCCAAGTCCAACCTGTTAAAGCCTCTGAGATGTTCTTTTCTAAAGCAAACGGAGTGCTGGAAACG ATGCCTAAAGCTTTGTCACCCGATCCTCAAGGTATCTTAGACTCTCTCACATACAGCCAGTTGAACAGCctgtcagaggaaaaaag TGTATCTGGACCTCAGAAATCTTCTGAGAATGATGGTCTTATGGAAACTGTAGTCATGGAAGCACTGTTTGCTTATGAAGAATCCAGGAAGGTTCCTTCCAATTTTAGCTGTGAGGTTGAGAAACTTTTTACTCAACCAGATGCTGAAACCATTTTTACCAAAGAAAAAGTTGCTGAAAGTATTATAACAAAAGCTGATAATGCACATCTCAATATCAATGGTCAGCACAAGGTCAGGAAAAAATCCTTGGACACTGAAGATGAATTCCTTGGGCAGCGTGAGTGTGAAGACATCAGAGACGAAGACAAACCAAGAAGATCAAAAGAACCTGAactcatttcaaaagaaaatcctttgtACATCAAAGGGTCTCCTGAGAGCAAAGAGAAATTAGGGCAAACTTCCTCTGTGAAGCCTGACATTGAATGTAGTTCTAAAAAACTTCCATCTCTAGATATTACAGATAAATGCCAAGATACAAAGGACATTTCTAATAATTATGTAGAGGTACCACCTGTTAATGACTCTTCCATTACAAAGCTGGATAAAGTATTGGAAAGCCAATTTTCTAGAGCAGATGAGGGACTGAGTAGTAAAATATGTGAAGAAGagaaacatatgaaaaaaaataagaaaaaaatacatgacaCTAAAAGAACTGACAAAGAGCACTACcggaggaagagagagaactCAGACactgaggagagggagaggcaaAGCAGGAGCAAAACAGATGAACATTCCCACAGGAGGAGGAGCTCTCGCAGTGTGGACACAAACAAGCAGAGTCGTCACAAGCAGGAATATTGCAGTGAGAGCAAGTACAGATTTTCCCATAACGAAAGGAACAGTCCAAGCAATGCCAGAAGCTCAGGGAAATACTCTCGTTACAGATCCCGAAGCAGAGAAAGGACAGAACAAGACAGGAACAGGTATTACTATTCCAAAGGGGAGAGAGCTTGGAATAGAGAAAGATACTACCAAGATGAGCCACGGAGATGGGAAAAATGCAGATACTACAACGATTATTATTCCTCCCATGGAACAAGGGATGGTAGAGAGAGGAAGTCCTCTCATTGTGATAAAGACTATGACAAACTGAGCCAAGCTTACAGCAGGTCACACAAGGATTATCATTGCAAAAGCAGGTGGGCTCACAACCCACTCTCTCGAGAGGAGGATTTACATCACTTCAGCAGCCACAGAGCAAACCTACATCACTGTTCAGTACCTCAGCAGCATCCTGACAAATACTCCCGTGACAGGCACGCGCTCCCACCCCTGCCAGCACACTCACACCTTGAGGACTCTTCCCGGGAAAACGAAAAACTAAGGAACGGCAAAAGAAGATACTCCCACCAAGAAGAAAGTGGAAGTGAcatagaaaagaaatgcagaaagataGATGACCAAAGAATCAAAAAGTATAAGAAggtcaagaagaaaaagaagtccaAAGATAAACATCGAGAGAAGGATTACAA ACTTTATGATTTGGATTGCTCTGTGCTCCACTTTGACAATGACAATCGcaaacataagaaaaagaagaaaaagaagaagcatGACAGGAAACTGAAAGACTTATTGGAATATTTAGATCctcatttccagaagaaaacatgggagaagaaggaagaatcCCGTCCTCCAGATGACCATTTATGTGAGCAATACAGAAGCCAGGGCAGTAAACAACCCTACAAGGAAGAGAAGCCTTCTGGTGCAGGTGACAGCAAGAAATACAGCTCCATGGCATCCCATGAGTATGTCAGAG
- the EIF2AK1 gene encoding eukaryotic translation initiation factor 2-alpha kinase 1, which produces MWRGGRAAALRAPPAIEFPEENPEPRFDESDVPAELRVANGSQKFVKFTSTIQNQLLLVSLLEHLCHMYTHNPVHSRCLFRILRQAFTRTGLLSPFAFCDEFSTVRLQHNRAITELMKAANQQILNGELDNRELQAIGEKEVHFEAQTSRYLNEFDEVARLGKGGYGKVYKVRNKLDGQFYAIKKIKIKKATRTDCMKVLREVKVLAGLQHPNIVGYHTAWMEQVQTVHPKAKTIMELLPLSLEQESSNDRCHIQSVESDSSIIFADLTSQEEKSCDSTSLRNLGSESVQNIDERNAFTNSNSKESVKPKKCEFSIQLPEDSVNNVSSMSSDVKNHSPWGPHSSMDQDAGMENQSCTEECSKNDVALCGEFEVEYRLMLYIQMQLCELSLWDWIVDRNKRCNKRAEENSSPYQLVDVPWTMKIFQQLVEGVCYIHSMGVMHRDIKPRNIFLHGSDHQVKIGDFGLACKDLLWDDADQWFQTERVNGLTHTSGVGTCLYASPEQLQGSHYDFKSDMYSMGVILLELFQPFGTEMERTIVLTHLRTGQIPQTFSKQWPTQAKYVELLTSQSSTDRPTAAQLRDSELFHTTDHVISNLQQKVRQQEEEIEKLRERIRLLSEEQDEHMRLGSPV; this is translated from the exons ATGTGGCGGGGCGGGAGGGCCGCGGCTCTGCGGGCGCCGCCCGCCATCGAGTTCCCTGAGGAGAACCCGGAGCCGCGTTTTGACG AGTCCGATGTGCCGGCGGAGCTGCGAGTTGCAAACGGGTCGCAAAAGTTCGTGAAGTTCACTTCGACCATCcaaaaccagctgctgcttgtgtcgctgctggagcatctctgccaCATGTACACGCACAACCCCGTACATTCGAGGTGTTTGTTCCGAA TACTTCGGCAGGCTTTCACAAGAACGGGGCTGCTCTCTCCTTTTGCCTTCTGTGATGAATTTAGTACTGTAAGACTGCAGCACAATAGAGCCATTACTGAGCTGATGAAAGCAGCTAATCAACAAATACTTAACGGG GAACTGGATAACAGAGAGCTTCAGGCAATTGG GGAAAAAGAAGTTCACTTTGAAGCACAGACTTCACGATACTTGAATGAATTTGATGAGGTTGCAAGGCTGGGAAAAGGAGGATATGGCAAAGTATACAAG GTCAGAAACAAGTTAGATGGTCAGTTctatgctattaaaaaaattaaaattaagaaggCTACAAGAACAGATTGCATGAAG GTGCTACGAGAAGTTAAAgtgctggctgggctgcagcatccCAACATTGTAGGCTACCACACTGCTTGGATGGAACAAGTCCAAACAGTCCATCCAAAAG CTAAAACAATAATGGAGTTGCTGCCATTATCTTTGGAGCAAGAGAGTAGCAA tgatcGCTGTCACATTCAGAGTGTGGAAAGTGACAGTTCAATAATCTTTGCTGACCTTACTTCACAAGAGGAGAAGTCCTGTGACAGTACCAGTCTCAGAAATCTGGGGAGTGAATCAGTGCAAAATATAGACGAAAGGAATGCTTTTACAAACAGCAACAGTAAAGAGTCTGTGAAAccaaagaaatgtgaattttccATACAATTACCAGAGGACTCTGTAAATAATGTTAGCAGTATGTCAAGTGATGTGAAAAATCATTCACCATGGGGACCTCATTCCAGTATGGATCAAGATGCTGGGATGGAAAATCAGTCCTGCACTGAGGAATGCTCCAAGAATGATGTAGCTCTCTGTGGAGAGTTTGAG gTGGAGTATCGTTTGATGCTTTATATACAAATGCAGTTGTGTGAACTGTCCTTGTGGGATTGGATTGTTGACCGTAATAAAAGATGCAAcaagagagcagaggaaaattCCA GTCCATACCAGCTCGTGGATGTCCCCTGGACAATGAAAATTTTTCAACAGTTAGTAGAAGGAGTTTGCTACATCCACAGCATGGGGGTGATGCATCGAGACATTAAA CCCAGAAATATCTTTCTACATGGATCAGATCATCAGGTAAAAATAGGTGACTTTGGATTAGCCTGCAAAGACCTCCTTTGGGATGATGCAGACCAGTGGTTTCAGACAGAAAGGGTAAATG GACTGACACACACTTCAGGAGTGGGGACTTGCCTCTATGCCTCACCAGAACAACTGCAGGGATCTCACTATGATTTCAAG TCAGACATGTACAGCATGGGTGTTATCCTGCTAGAACTCTTCCAGCCATTTggaacagaaatggaaagaacaaTTGTTCTTACGCATTTAAGGACTGGCCAAATTCCTCAGACTTTCTCCAAGCAATGGCCCACTCAAGCCAAGTATGTGGAACTCCTCACCAGTCAGAGCTCCACAGACAGACCAACTGCTGCTCAGCTTCGGGACAGTGAACTGTTCCACACCACAGATCAT GTTATTTCTAACCTACAACAGAAGGTGCGacagcaagaggaagaaatagAGAAGCTGAGGGAGAGAATAAGACTCCTTTCTGAAGAGCAAGATGAACACATGAGACTAGGCTCTCCTGTTTGA
- the AIMP2 gene encoding aminoacyl tRNA synthase complex-interacting multifunctional protein 2: MRTMYKVRPLQSAELPPGHLPTCMYRLPNLHRAPGTAAPQEEVDPSLQALESRQEEILKRLYELKSAVDGLSKMIQTPDADFDVTNIIQSDEFSPLTANGGDLDLMLGKDYGALKDVVINANPSQPPLSLLVLHSLLCERYKILSAVHTHSSVKSVPENLLKCFGEQTKKQPRHEYQLGFTLIWKDVPKPQMKFSIQTMCPIEGEGNIARFLFSLFGPKYNAVTSTLIDSWVDTAIFQLQEGSSKERGAVLRSMNAALGKSSWLVGSELSVADVVAWCALQHTGTANAAPANVQKWMKSCENLAPFSSVMKLLK; this comes from the exons ATGCGCACGATGTACAAGGTGCGGCCGCTGCAGAGCGCGGAGCTGCCGCCGGGGCACCTGCCCACCTGCATGTACCGCCTGCCCAACCTGCACCGcgcccccggcaccgccgccccGCAG GAAGAGGTTGACCCATCACTTCAAGCTCTCGAGTCCCGCCAGGAAGAGATTCTCAAGCGGTTGTACGAACTGAAGAGTGCTGTGGATGGGCTCTCAAAGATGATACAAACCCCAGATGCTGACTTTGATGTAACAAATATCATTCAAAGTGATGAATTCTCTCCTTTGACAGCAAATGGAGGAGATTTAGATTTGATGCTCGGAAAG GATTATGGTGCCCTGAAAGATGTTGTCATCAATGCAAATCCTTCCCAACCTCCACTGTCCTTGTTAGTGCTACACAGTCTGCTTTGTGAACGGTACAAAATATTATCAGCTGTCCACACACATTCATCAGTGAAAAGTGTGCCAGAAAACCTCCTGAAATGCTTTGGAGAGCAGACTAAGAAGCAGCCACGTCATGAGTATCAGTTGGGCTTTACTCTGATTTGGAAAGATG TTCCAAAGCCCCAGATGAAGTTCAGCATCCAAACAATGTGCCCCATAGAAGGAGAAGGGAACATCGCTCgcttcctcttttccctgtttggCCCCAAGTACAACGCAGTTACCTCAACCCTGATCGACAGCTGGGTGGACACGGCCatcttccagctgcaggagggcagcagcaagGAGAGGGGAGCAGTGCTGCGCTCCATGAACGCTGCCCTGGGCAAGAGCTCGTGGCTGGTGGGCAGCGAGCTGTCGGTGGCAGACGTGGTGGCCTGGTGTGCCCTGCAGCACACGGGCACTGCCAACGCCGCCCCCGCCAACGTGCAGAAGTGGATGAAGTCCTGTGAGAACCTGGCACCTTTCAGCTCTGTGATGAAGCTGCTCAAGTGA
- the PMS2 gene encoding mismatch repair endonuclease PMS2, whose protein sequence is MEAAELCPPPAGAIRPIDRKSVHRICSGQVVLNLGTAVKELVENSLDAGATNIDIKLKDHGAELIEVSDNGDGVEEENFEGLTLKHHTSKIQDFSDLIHVETFGFRGEALSSLCALSDVTIFTCHKSAKVGTRLVFDHNGKITQRSPFPRQQGTTVSVQQLFYTLPVRHKEFQRNIKKEYAKMVQLLQAYCIVSKGVRINCTNQVGQGRKSCVISTAGSPSLKENIGAVFGQKQLQSLIPFVQLPPSEAVCEEYGLNTADMPPNLYRITGFISRCDHGVGRSTTDRQFFFINQRPCDPAKVVKIVNEVYHLHNKHQYPFVVLNIGVDSECVDINVTPDKRQILLQEEKFLLAILKTSLMQMFGSDVNKLNVNQKLLDIAGNLKKTLPEETEKPQVEMLSDSETESPSSEGKRTMTLAGLRESFSLHQTPECNFPSPKKVKQQHSSPRQMLLDTTVSTGKTQKAVFTKEPGGCRKMDSKVSILSKYLRKLEDNSDSGFCSISESDAGCSTPEAGSCINSESAINSEEEFCSTEEQLQSECLQTAGCNKKSLGCDGQVLGTEPKSHQGNDRTDQSKFSQEANSSSPRVKRFKSRNFKSKAEDLEAGKYPEVKNTSADVLVEVKKKIVPLEFSMKVLAEKVKKVIQQQQKRTETENYRRFKAKISPGDNKVAEDELRKEISKEMFAKMEIIGQFNLGFIITKLNSDLFIIDQHATDEKYNFEMLQQHTVLQGQKLIVPQNLNLTAVNETVLIENLEIFKKNGFDFVIDENAPVTQRVKLVSLPTSKNWIFGPQDIDELIFMLSDCPGVMCRPSRVRQMFASRACRKSVMIGTALNVQEMRKLITHMGEIEHPWNCPHGRPTMRHIVSLDMISPE, encoded by the exons ATGGAGGCGGCTGAGCTCTG CCCGCCGCCCGCCGGAGCCATCCGGCCCATCGACCGCAAGTCTGTCCATCGGATCTGCTCGGGACAGGTGGTGCTGAACCTCGGCACTGCCGTCAAAGAGCTGGTGGAGAACAGCCTGGATGCCGGAGCCACCAACATCG ATATAAAACTTAaagatcatggagcagaacTGATAGAGGTCTCGGATAATGGAGATGGAGTGGAAGAGGAAAACTTTGAAGGCTTGA ctctgaaacATCATACATCAAAGATACAAGATTTTTCTGACCTGATACATGTTGAAACATTTGGGTTTCGAGGTGAAGCTTTGAGTTCACTGTGTGCATTAag TGATGTTACCATTTTTACCTGTCATAAGTCAGCAAAGGTTGGGACTCGTTTGGTGTTTGATCACAATGGTAAAATCACTCAGAGAAGTCCTTTCCCCCGCCAGCAAGGCACAACTGTGAGTGTGCAGCAGCTGTTTTACACCTTACCTGTGCGGCATAAAGAGTTCcagagaaacattaaaaag GAATATGCAAAAATGGTCCAGCTGTTGCAGGCGTACTGTATCGTTTCCAAAGGAGTGCGGATTAACTGCACTAATCAAGTTGGCCAAGGGAGAAAAAGCTGTGTGATATCCACTGCTGGAAGTCCTagtttaaaggaaaacattggAGCAGTATTTGGACAAAAACAG ttgcagAGCCTTATTCCTTTTGTTCAGCTCCCTCCTAGTGAAGCTGTTTGTGAAGAATATGGACTCAACACTGCTGACATGCCACCAAATCTGTACAG AATCACAGGCTTCATTTCCCGCTGTGATCACGGTGTTGGAAGGAGTACAACAGACAGACAGTTTTTCTTTATCAACCAACGCCCCTGTGACCCAGCAAAG GTTGTCAAGATTGTGAATGAAGTTTATCACTTACACAATAAACACCAGTACCCATTTGTTGTCCTTAACATTGGGGTAGATTCTG agtgtGTTGACATTAATGTAACTCCTGACAAAAGGCAAATTTtacttcaggaagaaaagtttTTATTAGCAATTCTAAAAACTTCTCTGATGCAAATGTTTGGTAGTGATGTTAACAAACTGAATGTCAATCAGAAGCTTCTGGACATTGCAG GCAATTTGAAGAAGACACTTcctgaagagacagaaaagcctCAGGTAGAAATGCTGTCTGACTCTGAGACTGAAAGTCCAAGCAGTGAAGGCAAAAGAACAATGACTCTTGCCGGATTAAGGGAGTCCTTCTCTCTCCATCAAACACCAGAGTGTAATTTTCCAAGCCCTAAAAAGGTaaaacagcagcacagttcCCCCAGACAAATGTTACTTGATACCACTGTGAGTACTGGAAAGACTCAAAAAGCTGTGTTCACTAAGGAGCCTGGGGGTTGTCGTAAGATGGACTCAAAGGTGTCAATTCTGAGcaaatatttgagaaaattaGAAGATAACTCAGATTCTGGATTCTGTAGCATTTCTGAGTCAGATGCTGGATGTAGTACACCAGAGGCTGGGAGCTGCATCAATAGTGAAAGTGCAATTAATTCTGAAGAAGAATTCTGTAGCACAGAAGAACAACTTCAAAGTGAATGTCTTCAAACTGCTGGGTGCAATAAGAAATCATTGGGCTGTGATGGTCAGGTCTTGGGCACTGAACCAAAGTCACATCAAGGGAACGACAGGACTGACCAAAGTAAGTTCTCTCAAGAAGCCAATAGTTCCTCTCCAAGAGTAAAAcgttttaaaagcagaaactttaaaagcaaagcagaggatTTGGAGGCAGGTAAATACCCTGAAGTGAAGAACACTTCTGCTGATGTACTGGTggaagttaaaaagaaaattgtgcCTCTTGAATTCTCCATGAAGGTTTTGGCAGAAAAGGTCAAAAAGGTAATacagcaacaacagaaaaggacagaaacagaaaattacagaagatttaaagcaaaaattagtCCTGGGGACAATAAAGTAGCAGAAGATgaactaagaaaagaaatcag TaaagaaatgtttgcaaaaaTGGAAATCATTGGCCAGTTCAATTTAGGGTTTATAATAACAAAGTTGAATTCTGATCTTTTCATAATTGACCAACACGCTACTGATGAGAAATACAACTTTGAGATGTTGCAACAACACACTGTTCTCCAAGGTCAGAAGCTGATAGT gCCTCAAAATCTCAATTTAACAGCAGTAAATGAAACTGTATTGATTGAAaacctggaaatattcaaaaaaaatgGGTTTGATTTTGTCATAGATGAAAATG CTCCTGTAACTCAAAGAGTTAAATTGGTATCGTTGCCAACAAGCAAAAACTGGATTTTTGGTCCCCAAGACATCGATGAGCTGATCTTCATGTTGAGTGACTGCCCTGGAGTCATGTGCAGGCCCTCCAGGGTCAGACAGATGTTTGCTTCTCGAGCTTGCAGAAAGTCT GTGATGATTGGAACTGCACTGAACGTGCAGGAAATGAGAAAACTGATCACCCACATGGGTGAGATTGAGCATCCCTGGAACTGCCCCCATGGAAGGCCTACTATGAGACACATAGTCAGTTTAGACATGATTTCACCAGAATAA